The sequence below is a genomic window from Aureispira sp. CCB-E.
GATTTTGTGCCTACAGTAACGATTCAGCTACCTGTTTACAACGAATTATACGTTGTAGAACGCCTTTTAGATGCTATTGTTTTGTTAGACTACCCTAAAGAAAAAGTAGAAATCCAAGTCTTGGACGATTCTACAGACGAGACAGTTCAAATTATTGCCAATAAAATCAAAGCGTTGGAGCCTTATGGGTGGAACATACAACATGTTCGCCGCCCAGAGCGAGTTGGCTTTAAAGCTGGTGCGCTTGCCTATGGTTTGACCATTTCTAAAGGTGAATTTGTGGCTGTATTTGATGCTGACTTTATTCCTCATGCAGATTTCTTGAAGCGCACAATTCCTTATTTTAAAAATGAGAAAATTGGTGTGGTTCAAACGCGTTGGGAACACATGAATAAAAACTATTCGTTTTTGACTCAAATGCAAGCTTTGGCATTGGATGCGCATTTTGTGGTAGAGCAAATGGGACGTAACATGTCAGGACACTTCATGAACTTTAATGGCACGGCTGGTCTTTGGAGACGTGCTTGTATTGAAGATGCAGGTGGTTGGTCTTCCGATACTTTGACAGAAGATTTGGATTTGAGTTACCGTGCTCAGCTAAAAGGTTGGGTATTCAAGTATTTGGGAGATGTAACAACTCCAGCAGAGTTGCCTGTGGCAATGAATGCCTTCAAAAGTCAACAGTTTAGATGGACAAAAGGAGCAGCAGAATGTGCTGTTAAGAATTTGCCTAGAGTTATGAAAGCCAAAGATTTAGGCTTTGTAGATAAGTTGCACGCTATTTCGCATTTGATGAATACGGGTATCTTTATTTGTATTTTGCTACTTTCTTTGAGCAGTATTCCTTTAGTTTGGGTACAACACGTTCATCAAGGAGATACCTCAATTTATAATGATATCTTGGGATATGCCGCTTTGGGATCGTTAAATATGATTATGGTTTCTCTATTTTTCTGGTTGTCTTATGAGCATACCAGAGGTGGATTTTCGATTAAAAACTTATTCTCTTTTGTCATTCGTTTTCCTTTCTTTTTAGCCTTATCAATGGGAATGGCATTGCACAATGCAATGGCAGCCTTTGAAGGATATATTGGTAAAAAAACACCTTTCGTTCGTACGCCTAAATTTAATTTGGAAGACAAAAAGCAAAAAGGTTGGGGAGCTAATAAATACCTATCTAAAGGAGTGAGCCCAATTGCTAAAGTAGAATTATTATTAGCTTTGCTATTCTTGTCAACAATTGTTGTTTCAGTTTCTTATGGAATAGTAGGTATGTTGCCATTCCATATCTTAGTGTTCATAGGATATACTATCATTAGTGGTTATTCTTTTGTACATGCGAGAATGATGGGATAGAAGAAAAGAACTTACAGAAGATTTTTATATAAAAAATACAATAAACACTAGCTTTTTTAAGGCTAGTGTTTATTTTTGCCCCTATGGGAACTAAAATGGCGCTGTATTGTTAAGTAAAGGGTCGAAAGAAGCCGTAAAATATTTTAGTCAGCTTCTGGATAATTACTTAAAATTTCAATCGAAAATTACTCAGAAAGAATAATTCCATTCTGAATACTTTTCTATAGAAGTATGTCTATTTAAGAAATGCTTGTAAAGTGCTATATTTCTTGGGTTATGATTTAAAACAATAAGAATGAACAACAAAAAACACACGATAACGGCAGCTCTACCGTATGCAAATGGAGCATTGCATTTAGGACATTTGGCAGGTGCTTATTTGCCAGCAGATATTTATGCACGCTTTCTACGGTTGCAAGGAAAAGACGTTGTGTTTATTTGTGGTTCAGACGAGCATGGTGCTGCGATTACAATTCGTGCCAAACAAGAAGGGAGAACACCACAAGATATTATAGATACTTACCACAATTTGAATAAGGAGACTTTTGAGCGTTTAGGAATTTCCTTTGATAAGTATCACCGTACTAGTGCTCCATTGCACCACGAAACGGCACAAGACTTTTTCAAGAAGTTGCTTGAAAAGGGAGGTGAGTTTGATGTTAAAGAGTCAGAGCAATATTACGACGAAGCTTTTGATCAATTCTTAGCCGATCGATATATTATTGGGACTTGTCCTAAGTGTAATCACACAGAAGCTTATGGCGATCAGTGCGAAAACTGTGGATCGACTTTGTCACCAACCGATTTGATCGAACCTCGCTCTACTATGAGTGGAAAAACACCAGTTCTAAGAAAAACAAAGCATTGGTATTTTAGATTGGATAAACACGGTGATTGGTTGAAAGAATGGGTTAAAACAGGAAAGGTAGATGGAGTGCAATTGCATGATCCCAAAACTTGGAAGTCACATGTA
It includes:
- a CDS encoding cellulose synthase family protein, which gives rise to MEIFIIALYVLPLIFIFLYSCVQLHLAISFWWRRRKENNNAVMTDDFVPTVTIQLPVYNELYVVERLLDAIVLLDYPKEKVEIQVLDDSTDETVQIIANKIKALEPYGWNIQHVRRPERVGFKAGALAYGLTISKGEFVAVFDADFIPHADFLKRTIPYFKNEKIGVVQTRWEHMNKNYSFLTQMQALALDAHFVVEQMGRNMSGHFMNFNGTAGLWRRACIEDAGGWSSDTLTEDLDLSYRAQLKGWVFKYLGDVTTPAELPVAMNAFKSQQFRWTKGAAECAVKNLPRVMKAKDLGFVDKLHAISHLMNTGIFICILLLSLSSIPLVWVQHVHQGDTSIYNDILGYAALGSLNMIMVSLFFWLSYEHTRGGFSIKNLFSFVIRFPFFLALSMGMALHNAMAAFEGYIGKKTPFVRTPKFNLEDKKQKGWGANKYLSKGVSPIAKVELLLALLFLSTIVVSVSYGIVGMLPFHILVFIGYTIISGYSFVHARMMG